GGGCTCGCTGTCGTCTTCGTGGACGAGCTCCTCGATCGCAGGGCGGATGCGATTGACGATGGAGAGCAGGCCGGGGGAGTTCTGGGAGTCGGGGTTGCGGATCGTGTCCAAGGTTGCGCTGACGGCCCCGCAACTGCTGTGGCCAAGCACAACGACGAGTCGTGTTCCGAAGCTCTCCGCCGCAAACTCGACGCTCCCGATCTGGGAGGATGCGACGACATTCCCGGCCACACGGATAACGAACAGGTCTCCCAGACCTTGGTCGAAGACGATTTCGACCGGGACCCTGGAATCTGAACAGCCGAGGATGACTGCAAACGGAGCCTGTCCCGCCACCAGATCGGGCTTATGGGCCTGGGCGATCATGGTATCGATACTACGCACCCCGGTGGCGAAACGTTTGTTACCTTCACGCAGACGGGCTAGGGCTTCCAATGCATCTATCATTAGGGGTTAAAGTGTAAACAGCTTCTCTTATAGCAAGATCGGAAGTGCTTTTTATTCCCGACCGTCCAGTGGGGCAGGGAGGCCATTGGTTGTCCGCAATCGGTCCGACATGGCTTCCCGTCCGGCTCGATGCATACCGCTGCTAACTGAGGTGACGCATCCTGAATGGGTGGACGTATGATGCCTAGACACGAGGCTAATGCCTCTGCGAGCCCGGTCGCTGTGTGGAGACACAATGTGTGCCAGCATTTACCGTTATTTCCGGATTTTACCGAATCGTGTCGGACTTTACCGGACTGGGCCAAATTTGCGGGACAGCCGCCAAAGCCCTGAAAATGCGGAACTTCCGCTAAATTCAAATGGCACACCCGAAGGGAGTCGAACCCCTAACCTCCTGATCCGTAGTCAGGCGCTCTATCCAATTGAGCTACGGGTGCACGCTTGAAGGAAAGCGTGGGATTCAAAGCATCGTACCGGGGCTTGGCAAGCAGAACTTTTACGAAAAATGCATTTTATTTGTACGGCGTTATTCGCGGTAAAAACCGGGCGATAGTCCGTAATGGCTTGGGCTGTAATAACCTGTAGGACGATGGGCTTGACTCTGAGCCCTTGCCGTGATTGAAAGGGCCTGTCCGCGACGGTGTTTGCTGGCCGTGCGCAGTTTCTCACCCAACCCATTCCCCTCCTCTTTCTCTCGTTATGCCTGAATACTTTGACGTCCCTGTCATTCCCTTCGAAGGCCCCGGTACTGAAAACCCGCTGGCCTTCCGTCACTACAATGCCGATGAAGTCGTCGGCGATAAGACGATGCGTGAGCATCTGCGTTTCGCGTGTGCGTACTGGCATACGATGCGAAATCCCCTCAGTGACCCTTTCGGCGTGGGCACGGCACAGATGCCCTGGGATGATGGCTCGCAGACGCTGGCAAACGCCAAGAAGCGGGTAAAAGTCTTTTTCGAATTTCTGCATAAGTGCGGGATCGACTACTACTGCTTCCACGACCGCGACATCGCGCCCGAGGGTAAGACCCTGGCTCAGAGCAACCGCAACCTGGACTCCGTGGTGGCGGAGTTCAAGCGGCAGCAGGACCGCACGGGTAAGAAGCTACTCTGGGGCACGGCCTGCCTGTTTACGCATCCGCGCTATAATCAGGGGGCGGCGACCTCGCCGTATCTGGATGTCTTCACCTACGCGGCTGCTCAGGTGAAAAAAGCCATGGAGGTCACGCATGAACTCGGTGGCGAGGGGTTCACATTTTGGGGAGGGCGTGAAGGCTACTCCACGCTCTGGAACACAGATATGAAGCGCGAGCTGGACCACCTGGCGGCATTCCTGCACATGGCCGTCGATCACGCCCGGCGCATCGGCTTCAAGGGGCAGTTCTACATCGAGCCCAAGCCACAGGAGCCGACGACGCATCAGTACGACTCCGATGTGGCCGCGTGTTTAAACTTCCTGCGTGAGTATGATCTGCTCGACCACTTCAAGCTCAACATCGAGACCAACCACGCCACGCTGGCCGGGCACAGTATGCTGCATGAGCTGCTGGTCGCCGCTACGGCGGGCGCTCTCGGGTCGATCGACGCCAACTCTGGCACGCCGCACTGCGGGTGGGATACGGACCAGTTCCCGACGGACATTTACCTGGGTACGCAGATCATGCTCGTCGTACTGAAGATGGGGGGATTCACCACCGGGGGGCTGAACTTTGACGCTAAGCGCCGCCGCGAGTCCTTTGAGCCCGTCGATCTTTTCCATGCCCATATCGGCGGTATGGATACGCTGGCTCGCGGGCTGAAGATCGCTCACCGCATCATCGAGGACCATCGCATCTGCGACTTGATTTCAGAGCGATACTCCAGCTGGGAGAGCGCGCTGGGGCACCGGATCGAGACGGGTAAGCTGACCTTGGTCGAGCTGGAGAAAATCGCTCTCCGTAAGAAAGAGCCGATCACCCCCTCGGGAAGGCAGGAGATGCTCGAAAATATGGTCAACGACTATATGTAGTTGCCCGCCAATACGCTTTTCAGAGT
This genomic interval from Ruficoccus sp. ZRK36 contains the following:
- a CDS encoding carbonic anhydrase — translated: MIDALEALARLREGNKRFATGVRSIDTMIAQAHKPDLVAGQAPFAVILGCSDSRVPVEIVFDQGLGDLFVIRVAGNVVASSQIGSVEFAAESFGTRLVVVLGHSSCGAVSATLDTIRNPDSQNSPGLLSIVNRIRPAIEELVHEDDSEPVLKHRAVRSNVRMAAQMLRSGSALLERLILNDGLLVVGAEYSLETGLVDFFDGLPPE
- the xylA gene encoding xylose isomerase, with the protein product MPEYFDVPVIPFEGPGTENPLAFRHYNADEVVGDKTMREHLRFACAYWHTMRNPLSDPFGVGTAQMPWDDGSQTLANAKKRVKVFFEFLHKCGIDYYCFHDRDIAPEGKTLAQSNRNLDSVVAEFKRQQDRTGKKLLWGTACLFTHPRYNQGAATSPYLDVFTYAAAQVKKAMEVTHELGGEGFTFWGGREGYSTLWNTDMKRELDHLAAFLHMAVDHARRIGFKGQFYIEPKPQEPTTHQYDSDVAACLNFLREYDLLDHFKLNIETNHATLAGHSMLHELLVAATAGALGSIDANSGTPHCGWDTDQFPTDIYLGTQIMLVVLKMGGFTTGGLNFDAKRRRESFEPVDLFHAHIGGMDTLARGLKIAHRIIEDHRICDLISERYSSWESALGHRIETGKLTLVELEKIALRKKEPITPSGRQEMLENMVNDYM